A single window of Ananas comosus cultivar F153 linkage group 19, ASM154086v1, whole genome shotgun sequence DNA harbors:
- the LOC109724602 gene encoding protein STRUBBELIG-RECEPTOR FAMILY 5 isoform X2 — MSKNNIHGDIPYQLPPNAVHINLARNAFTGGVPYSISQMTDLEYLNVASNQLNGQLTDMFGKLPKLSVLDLSFNRFSGSLPQSFRSLSSLKTLYLQNNQFSSTVNVLSTLPLEDLNLENNQFTGWIPSKLKGIDNLQVGGNSWSSGTAPPGMVKASNTGSGGNSLKGNSIVNGVAIAAAVIAVLVVALILLTFMKKRSSSSAHYLDGRFDEQLSQNRTFTPLVSDDQKELKHSSSISMKAFERSLSTGLKRQPSEPRKSFNDNEFANKVHSKRSTNPITMTSYSLEDLRAATGGFSAGRLLGQGTIGRVFKAKYADGKVLAVKKLETINDSGGSSSEFMELVSGVSKLHHPNISELLGYCSEPGHPLLVYEFQRNGSLHDFLHLSDEYSKPLTWDTRIKIALGTARAVEYLHEVCSPSMTHKNISSANILLDEELNPHLSECGLTVFYEDPSENLGPGYNAPECIKPSSYTMKSDIYCFGVVMLELLTGRKPYDSSKPRMEQSLVRWATPQLHDIDALAQMVDPALRGLYPPKSLSRFADVIALCVQSEPEFRPPMSEVVQALVRCVQHTSINKRLGGDLSASRRSDDSDSYY, encoded by the exons ATGAGCAAGAACAACATCCATGGTGATATTCCATACCAACTTCCACCAAATGCAGTTCATAT AAATCTTGCTAGGAATGCTTTTACTGGTGGTGTTCCTTATTCGATTTCTCAAATGACTGATCTCGAGTATCT AAATGTTGCAAGTAATCAGCTTAATGGACAGTTGACAGATATGTTTGGAAAGCTTCCAAAGCTCTCTGTGCT GGATCTGTCATTCAACCGCTTCTCAGGTAGCCTGCCTCAAAGTTTTCGATCCCTCTCAAGCCTCAAAACTCT ATATTTACAGAACAATCAATTCAGTAGTACAGTCAATGTTCTCAGCACTCTTCCCCTTGAGGATCT GAATCTTGAAAACAATCAGTTCACAGGATGGATTCCAAGTAAACTAAAGGGCATAGATAACCTGCA GGTGGGGGGAAATTCTTGGTCATCCGGAACAGCACCTCCTGGTATGGTTAAGGCTTCAAACACTGGCAGTGGGGGAAACTCATTGAAAGGGAACTCAATTGTTAATGGAGTAGCCATTGCTGCTGCTGTAATTGCTGTGTTGGTTGTGGCTCTCATCCTGTTGACTTTCATGAAAAAGAGATCTTCGTCCTCTGCTCATTATTTGGATGGAAGATTTGATGAACAGCTTAGTCAGAACAGAACTTTTACACCTCTAGTTTCTGATGACCAGAAGG AGCTTAAGCACTCCTCTTCGATCAGCATGAAGGCTTTTGAAAGATCTCTTTCCACGGGCCTTAAGCGTCAGCCATCCGAACCACGCAAATCATTTAATGATAATGAGTTTGCAAACAAAGTTCACTCCAAAAGAAGCACGAACCCTATTACCATGACCTCATATTCATTAGAAGATCTGCGTGCAGCTACTGGAGGCTTTAGTGCTGGTCGGCTTCTTGGACAGGGGACTATTGGCCGTGTCTTTAAGGCAAAATATGCTGATGGAAAG GTTTTGGCTGTGAAGAAGCTAGAGACCATAAATGATTCTGGAGGCAGCTCCTCCGAATTCATGGAACTTGTTTCTGGCGTTTCCAAGCTGCACCACCCAAACATATCTGAGCTTTTGGGTTATTGCTCGGAGCCTGGCCATCCTTTGTTGGTGTATGAATTCCAAAGAAATGGATCTCTTCACGATTTTCTACATCTCTCAGATGAATACAGCAAGCCATTAACATGGGACACCCGGATTAAGATTGCTCTCGGTACTGCCCGCGCTGTAGA GTACCTTCATGAGGTCTGCTCCCCTTCCATGACCCATAAGAACATAAGCTCTGCAAACATCTTGCTTGATGAAGAGCTCAATCCCCACTTATCTGAATGTGGTCTAACAGTCTTCTATGAG GATCCCAGTGAGAACTTAGGACCAGGTTATAATGCCCCCGAATGCATAAAACCATCGTCTTATACGATGAAGAGTGATATCTACTGCTTCGGGGTGGTTATGTTAGAGCTGTTGACTGGTCGTAAGCCTTATGACAG TTCTAAGCCAAGAATGGAGCAATCCTTGGTTCGGTGGGCAACTCCGCAACTCCACGATATCGATGCCCTGGCGCAGATGGTGGATCCTGCGCTCCGCGGCCTCTACCCCCCCAAATCCTTGTCTCGATTTGCCGATGTCATCGCTCTCTGCGTCCAG TCGGAGCCCGAGTTCCGTCCACCGATGTCCGAAGTGGTGCAAGCGCTGGTCCGGTGTGTGCAGCACACAAGTATCAACAAGAGACTGGGTGGAGATCTGAGCGCCTCTCGTCGCAGTGACGACTCCGATTCGTATTACTGA